One Nocardia sp. BMG111209 DNA segment encodes these proteins:
- a CDS encoding NADP-dependent oxidoreductase, whose product MSRAVVYETFGGPEVLHLREVPEPHAGPGEIRIRVTAVGLNPMDWIIASNPQAAAAFGVTLPAGYGFDFAGVVDEIGTGTDEFTVGTRVFGGAMARAAADHIVVPIPPARPDAVFRTPDGITDEVATTLPVAGLTAAAVLTAIGLRPGDTVLIGGAAGGVGIFAVQLAKLAGARVIGTAGAATAGFLRDLGAEPVTYGPGLADRVRELAPTGITAAADLFGIETAETALALGISPERIATIAAGPNPPGGVRATGGSQAGPDDLLRITDAIRRGDLTVPIAATFPLEKIADAVALQSDRHTHGKIVITV is encoded by the coding sequence ATGAGCCGAGCCGTCGTCTACGAAACCTTCGGCGGTCCCGAAGTCCTGCACCTGCGTGAGGTGCCCGAGCCGCACGCCGGACCGGGCGAGATCCGGATCCGCGTGACGGCCGTCGGCCTGAACCCGATGGACTGGATCATCGCCTCGAACCCGCAGGCCGCCGCAGCGTTCGGCGTCACCCTCCCGGCCGGATACGGCTTCGACTTCGCCGGGGTGGTCGACGAGATCGGCACCGGCACAGACGAATTCACCGTCGGCACCCGAGTGTTCGGCGGTGCGATGGCGAGGGCCGCCGCCGACCACATCGTCGTCCCGATCCCGCCCGCCCGGCCCGATGCCGTATTCCGCACCCCGGACGGCATCACCGACGAGGTGGCAACGACCCTGCCGGTCGCCGGGCTGACCGCCGCCGCCGTACTCACCGCGATCGGCCTGCGGCCCGGCGACACCGTCCTCATCGGCGGCGCGGCCGGCGGCGTGGGAATCTTCGCCGTACAACTGGCGAAGCTCGCCGGGGCCCGCGTGATCGGCACCGCCGGTGCGGCCACCGCCGGCTTCCTGCGCGACCTGGGCGCCGAACCCGTCACCTACGGACCGGGCCTCGCCGACCGCGTCCGGGAACTGGCCCCCACCGGCATCACCGCCGCCGCCGACCTGTTCGGCATCGAAACCGCCGAAACCGCTCTCGCACTGGGCATTTCACCCGAACGCATCGCCACCATCGCCGCGGGCCCGAACCCACCCGGCGGCGTACGCGCCACCGGCGGCAGCCAAGCCGGCCCCGACGACCTCCTGCGGATCACCGACGCGATCCGCCGAGGCGACCTCACCGTCCCGATCGCCGCAACCTTCCCCCTGGAGAAGATCGCCGACGCCGTCGCACTCCAGTCCGACCGCCACACCCACGGGAAGATCGTGATCACGGTCTGA
- a CDS encoding FAD-dependent oxidoreductase, which translates to MGTLAAAATVPAVAPGRAAVAPTGRRVAVFGAGPGGMSVAHELAERGFRVDVYERLDRLGGGVRSFVTPGGGTDGRPSLPNTCGGHFFLPGYAAMPDLLRRIPTGDGRQVIDRLTVSSHEMTGGGIGLDGALLGLGVPASPDRLRDFSLDQVLHSVQGVLAARAGVWPTDAELLAGKVAAWITSGDLRRAGQLEFIDLENGFFRSDRLSPTAHTLIRDLCQTTSTDSPTRGLNALTLLTSLVDQNMNLAAGRLPPGRTGGILMNGPETEVWFDPWARHLESLGAAFHTRRTLTELGVDGGRIAGATVVDEQGATLRVDADWFVLAMPPDRLAPLLGPALRAADPGLADIDRLDLSVESGFELFFRDPLGTLGGQVTNRDVDDDWLLTVVGLSEIWDLDLREYGDGRARGMMSVEFNNHPYYDSPGPTYRKPIKDLGHDEAFAEIRRQLVEGFPGGEKLFAGDNFVGWRPHPTLNWDARGWTVPDQRTASAPGTTRYFPGQARAIPNLFLVGGHTATPFGLDCMESAAYSAKVATNALLERSGVDAPPAALPGTGPPPELRALREQDDALFRAGLPNMFDTIAPARMP; encoded by the coding sequence ATGGGCACTCTGGCTGCGGCCGCCACCGTCCCGGCCGTCGCTCCCGGCCGAGCGGCCGTCGCACCCACCGGACGCCGGGTGGCGGTGTTCGGGGCCGGTCCCGGCGGCATGAGCGTGGCACACGAGTTGGCGGAACGTGGTTTTCGGGTCGACGTATACGAACGACTGGACCGGCTCGGCGGCGGTGTGCGGTCCTTCGTGACGCCCGGCGGCGGCACCGACGGCCGGCCCTCGCTGCCCAACACCTGCGGGGGTCACTTCTTCCTGCCCGGCTACGCGGCGATGCCGGATCTGTTGCGGCGCATACCGACCGGGGACGGGCGGCAGGTGATCGACCGGCTGACGGTGTCCTCGCACGAGATGACAGGCGGCGGGATCGGTCTCGACGGCGCCCTGCTCGGCCTGGGTGTACCGGCCTCGCCGGACCGGCTGCGGGACTTCTCCCTGGACCAGGTGCTGCACTCGGTCCAGGGCGTGCTCGCAGCACGGGCCGGGGTGTGGCCCACCGACGCCGAGCTGCTGGCCGGTAAGGTCGCCGCCTGGATCACCAGCGGTGACCTGCGCCGGGCCGGGCAGCTGGAATTCATCGACCTGGAGAACGGGTTCTTCCGGTCGGATCGGCTGTCGCCGACCGCGCACACCCTGATCCGCGATCTGTGCCAGACCACCTCCACCGACTCCCCCACTCGCGGCCTGAACGCGCTGACCCTGCTCACCTCCCTGGTCGATCAGAACATGAATCTGGCCGCCGGCCGGCTCCCACCCGGCCGGACGGGCGGAATCCTGATGAACGGCCCGGAGACCGAGGTGTGGTTCGACCCGTGGGCCCGCCATCTGGAGAGCCTGGGCGCCGCCTTCCACACCCGGCGCACCCTCACCGAACTCGGCGTCGACGGCGGCCGGATCGCCGGCGCCACGGTGGTGGACGAACAGGGCGCGACGTTGCGGGTGGACGCGGACTGGTTCGTGCTGGCGATGCCGCCGGACCGGCTCGCGCCCCTGCTCGGCCCGGCGCTGCGCGCCGCGGATCCCGGCCTGGCCGATATCGACCGGCTGGACCTGTCGGTGGAATCCGGCTTCGAGCTGTTCTTCCGCGATCCGCTCGGCACCCTCGGCGGCCAGGTCACCAACCGCGACGTCGACGACGACTGGCTGCTCACCGTGGTCGGGCTGTCGGAGATCTGGGACCTGGACCTGCGCGAGTACGGCGACGGCCGGGCCCGCGGGATGATGTCGGTGGAGTTCAACAACCATCCCTATTACGACTCGCCGGGCCCGACATATCGCAAGCCGATCAAGGATCTCGGCCACGACGAGGCCTTCGCCGAGATCCGCCGGCAACTCGTCGAGGGCTTCCCGGGCGGCGAAAAGCTTTTCGCCGGAGACAATTTCGTCGGCTGGCGGCCGCATCCCACCCTGAACTGGGATGCCCGCGGCTGGACCGTGCCGGATCAGCGCACCGCCTCCGCACCCGGCACCACCCGGTATTTCCCCGGGCAGGCCCGCGCGATTCCCAATCTGTTCCTGGTCGGCGGGCACACCGCGACGCCGTTCGGACTGGATTGCATGGAATCGGCCGCCTATTCGGCGAAGGTCGCCACCAACGCACTGCTGGAACGGTCCGGGGTGGACGCGCCCCCGGCTGCCCTGCCCGGTACCGGTCCGCCGCCGGAACTGCGCGCGCTGCGCGAGCAGGACGACGCGCTGTTCCGGGCCGGACTGCCCAATATGTTCGACACCATCGCACCGGCCCGTATGCCGTGA